From Aegilops tauschii subsp. strangulata cultivar AL8/78 chromosome 5, Aet v6.0, whole genome shotgun sequence:
TACAAGCTGAGACATATCTCCTTTTGACTAAATCATGACAGTGATTCTGTATATTTTTGACTTGCCAGTCAATATTCACTGCGAGATTTATCCATTTTGACATCATGCATATACATTTTTTGTCTGATTGTACTAAACTGCTGCTACTATAGAATAATCAGCTTACTCATGAGCTTTTGAGGTCATGCTTTTTTTTATAATCTCCTCTGTAATGAGTCATTCTAGTTGGTGGCATCCAGTTGTGATATTAAGTTATTAACGCTAGTGATCTAACAGCTTTAGGACCTGAAAGCTATCTCGTACGAACAGTGGAATGGTTTATATGCTTCCCCTCAAAACCCATCAAATTTCATGTATATGGGAATTTTTCTTGGTTTGCGTTATACTAAACCACAGCATACCTGAGCTGAGGTTCACACTCGCATGATCTTATTAAGGGCATCTTCCTGCATTATTGTATACCGTACTCACAGACTATAGACTCTATAGTAATATCCTAGATGCATGGGTTAATGCTGTGCCAGCAGCCCAGCATGTATGATGCCTTTGCAACCGCGGTACAGCTGAAAAATCACCGGCTGTTTGTTAATTAACATACTGGATGTGCAGCGTACAACTTTATTTATGTAACTAGTTTATAAAGAAATGCAAGCAGGGCATACTTTGTTAGTTCACACTTTAGTCGGTGGGGGGAGTCACTTCAGCTGCCACAACTTTGTACTAAGGCCAGCGTAAGCGGAGAATCTGAAGGTTGTAATTAACATTGACTGCAGCCTTCTAGCTCCTGTGACAAACTGACAGTTTCTACTTGTGCCATGCTGAATGTTTGTGTAGTGGAATATTCATAATGTCTTCACTGGAGATAATACTAAACCTGTTTCCATCTTCATGCGTGTTAGAATCATTCATGAACTGTCTACTGAAGGAGTACTTGTTTAGTTCACTTGGTATAGTAATCAGCATGCCTTCCCATTGTACTTGGGCTTATATATACAGTTTTTTTTTCTGCATCAGCAATTTCTAGGCTTCTATGATTTCAAGAGCAAGACGCATCAGGACGCGTGCTGCCCCGAGGGCATGTGCAGAGCGGCAGTGTTTGCGCTGCACGTGAAGGAGGAGCTGGCCTCATGGCCCGAGCAGAGCACCCGCCGGAGGACCTGGCTGACGGTCCCCGAAGCCACGTCGCAATGTCGGTACCAGTGGATGCAAGAGGCCTTGCTGACGGGCTTCTCCGAGTGGCATGACAACTGGAGCAAAGGCGGCAGTGCAGCTGGCGACCCAATCTAAACGCAAGAAGGCGTCGTCGTCTGTCGTCTCTCACTTTCCTTTGCCTTCTCTATTCTCGTCTCTAGGCCCCAACCTTGCACGCAAATTGCAATAATACACTGTGGTGCTTTTACTTGATGATGCCTAGTAGGTCATTGACCCTTGGTTCCTGGGATTGAAGTCTTAGCGTAGTGGTATATCTCATCGAAGACGAGAATTATCACAAATTTTAAGTGTCTGATTCTCGCGGTGTCATATTATTTCTCAAAATTCAGCTTGATTTTGATTTCTTGCTCCTGATTCTGGGGATGCCTACCGTAATGTATTTTACCAGACCTGAAATCGAGAAGTGTACTTGTTGACTCAGAGCGGCCGGTGCCTCTGGTTACCAAATTACAACTGTATTTTAAGAAGTAAAACGATTTAGCTGGAAGTATATAACACACTGGCCTCATGAAGTGATGAGTAGTCTTATCTTCTCGAGAAGAGTAAATTTAATTCTAAATAGAGAATGAAACAAGAAAAAAAACATCGATACGGCGAATTGAAAAAATGTGGGGTGAGAGAGGCTCGAACTCTCGACCTCAGGATCACTCGCTTTAGCTATGAGACCTACGCGCTAGCCAACTGCGCCACCACCCCTTCGGTGTTGTACATGATATTTCAAACTTATTATTGCATGTCCAATGTATAGGCTATTTCAATTTTAACTAGCATCTACTAGTTTTTTAATCAATATGATTCGTATTGGATCAAGATATCATACATGATACAGCGATATAATAGCCTAACTGAACATAAAAATGAACCTAAACATAGAGGAGATATAACCGAGTCGGAAGACAATGGGGTGTACATATTTCCCTATTAATCACAATTTTACTAGAGTTTTTATTTACTTTATTTGAAGCACATGTGTGTATTATACATAAGTAGTCAACGGTCTTGCATACATAATGGGTGTACATTTGTACACCCAAGTACTCATGTGGCTCCGACCATGTCAGTAATGATAGACATCATTGAGAAATTCAGCCCCTGAAGTACATGCGACGACCTATAGCTCACCAAACATTGTTAAATCATTGAGATAGTAGGCCTCTCTTACGGCGTAGATTGACGATCCTGCCTGCATATCAGTAGGGGCACTGTCCATATTTAGGAAGGCAACCACGCCAAAAGTAAGAGGCTATTGAAGAAGACGATGTTATCTGGGCAGGCCATCGCTTAAGTTCATGCAATCACCTGTAGTTGACCAAAACCTCGCTGAATCGCTGCAGTAGTAGGCCATCGCTTAAGACAGAGATTGACAACCACACCCAACATATCGGCAAGGGCATCAGTCATATCTGGGCAGGCAATGGAGCTAAAAGAAAGGGGCTATTGGAGAAGACGATGTTGTCGTCGACAATGCCCATAGAGCCGCGCAGACAGGCAACACAAATAACTAGGCGGACTTTTATTCGAGAGAACATTGCGACCACTGTCAGAGCGATGCTGCCACAACTTCAAAACCTAACAAAAAGATTTGACTACACAACCGATGAGAGACGAGTATCCTCACTCCCCTGCCTCATGCGACGGCTCGAGGCTGAGGGCATGAACCAGTGAGTACAGTAAAAACCATGCGTGCAGCAGGTGAAGAATTAAACTCAGAAAAAGGAAgaattttcttctttttagaTCAAGAAGAATGAAAATGGGGAGTGATCTAAGTGAGAATTTTCTTGAGGTCTTTCTTTAGAGGCTTTTCAGCGGTGTCTTCTTTTCTTATAGGGCTTGGTCCTTGTATATATTTGAGGCCTTCTTTTCTCTTGGTCCACAGATTCAGCCCAGAATGCCGATATTCTTTCTTCCCCTCTCTCACCCACCCTCTCCGTGGTACTACGAGAAAAGAAAGAAAGCACCCGTCCCTCCAACGGCGCCGAAAGACGGCCGGGTTTCTTCCTTGCAGCGACCTGATCGCCATGATTCCATCACATATAATTATCACGTTGTAATCACGCATGATGATGGCGAGCTAAGCTAGCTAGGCTACATAGTTATAGTAGTATCAAATATATATGCCACACGTACGCATGCATCCAGCTGCTGGTAAGTGCGCGTGCCGGCCGACGGTAAAACAGCTGGGTTTCAGTTCAGGCGCGTGGATGCATTCACCAGCCGATTCGTTATCTTCTTATCAAGTTGGCCACTTAATCTGGCCAGGGTAACTAGCTAGCTAGGCTGCCAAGATTTGGCTGCTAAGCTTAGCTAGAGGATTGAGTAGGTCGATCAGCTGTTTTGCTTTGCTAGTTCAGTGGATGTACTGCTGATGTTTTACTGTGTCCAAACGTCCAATCGATGCATTAGAAAGTGTGGTGACGTCGTGCTCGGCGGAAGGATAAACGTCGTACGTGTGTTTTTCACTTTGCACAGTCTCTTTCTTACATAATATAGTACTATATAGTAGGATAGATAAGGTAAAAAGAATGCAGGGATAACATAATAGTAGTAGTCATGATTCTCGATGCATCTCAACAAATGAACACGGtaatttgtgtgtgtgtgtgtgtgtgtgtgtgtgtgtgtgagagagagagagagagagagaggttcATTGGAATTTCCCATGGGAAAACAAGCAAAATTTGAGCTCATCTGGATTTCTACTCTAAATTGGGTCAAAGGGTGCACCATCAATATGATTTTGAACGTTAATCCTAGTTATGATTCAAAGGAAAGGATTTGGAGAAGCAATCGTTGATCAGATGGCTAGTAGGTTGCTTGTACCCTCAGCCTACTAGGGATTGAACCCTAGGTTTGACGCCTTGGTGTCTTATTAATGTGGATTTTTTTCCATGAGAAGTCAACGTCCCTTCCGTGACTCTGGTCTTTTAATAGGACATGTGCTTAATGTTTATTTTAAAATCATTCAAAAGGATGTAGGTTTCGCAAGTTCCAAACATTCACATGCAAAACCATGTATTCCGAAGAAGCCCTAAATTCAGGATCTGTTCTCATTCCATTTTGGCGGAGCAGGGTTCTCGTTGCTCTACACATGAGTAAGATAATGTAGTTCATTCTACTCATGCCATAAAAAATACACAGGACATATTCCTTGAGATACAAAACTATATACATAGAATACATCTCACTTGAGTGGATTTGGCTAGCTAATATACCCATCTATCTTCTCATCAAGAGACTCTTCACCGCATTATATTCTCCGACCTTCGTAGGAAGCTTCATGTTGAGATATGTTATGGCGAAAGGATGCCACCCCTCTTCGGATATATTCCTTGGGCTCGGGGCAAATAACGTCATATCTTCGGTTCAGTTAGCACCTTAGGGACTCAGGGGGTGTTCGGTTGGGCTTATTTTTGGATTGTAAGGTTGTAAGACAACAACCCAACAAATACTTGGCGTATAAACATGCATTTGGAAAACACGATGACTTATTAGTTCATAGAAATAAAAGCGCAATTATAGGTTTATTACATTCATTTATGGAAATGTTTTGGACAAAAAGCGACTAGAAAGTATGAGTTGTACAATCATGCTCATTCTTGTGTAAATCAACTGATGCATTTCGTAAGTGATAGGAGCAAATTACTTTCCTCGTAAAAAAAATATTTCTTCGTTATTAAATTATGGTTGCATGGATCCACTTGATTACAATTTCATAAAGTTACCCAACCAAATATGTCATATAACATTAAACTGCTTTGTTAAAATTATTGAATCATCAAATACATTATCTTTGTCATTCAAATAGAGCTAAATCAATAAACATGAGACTACTATTATTAAATCTTTTTTGCGGCACTTTAAAACACATGACATGCAAAGCATAGAGTATATAAAAGAGAAATAATATTATCTAGAAAgatatgccatgtatttttttttaCTATTCTAGACAATTTCCATTGAATTAAATTAGTTAAAAGATAATGTCGTGTATATATATCTCAACATAATAGATCAGTAAAATAGAACTAAATAGATACACTTACTTGTATTCCAGGATCAGTAAAATAGAACTAAATAGATTTACTATCCTGAAATCAATACATAAATGGACTCTGAGAACCCCCAGTTGTATTCAAGAATCAAGACAACATCCTTTTCGCTATAGAGAACCGACACTTGCTTTTTCTTTATGCTAGAGACAAGAAAGCACCACTAACTATAATACACACATTTAAATGTACAAGTACATTTGTGTAATTCCATATATATTCTGCCTGGTTCAATCAAAATCCCTTCTTTCATTTCTCAAGCTTATGATAAGATATATTCCATGACCGCTTGACCATCGCTGCAGCCGATACTACACGGAATCAGGGTTTTCAAAGCACAATTTCCACTTTTTAGGTTCTGGCGTAGCCTTTGATCGAATGCCAGACCACTACAAGCGGGTGGGTATCGTGGAATTGGATTCCTCTACCCAACGTGAATTCATGTTGTGCATCTTGAATTTCTTTTCTTCGAAGAAAATGGCAATAGTATGACTCGTTCTACGAAAAAAAAACCCCCCTGTTATAAGCGCCAAGTTGTAAAAAGGAACCGGACGGCAGTTGTCGTGTACACAATATGTCAACTATTCCTCTACGAAGAAAAATTCCATGGTAAAAAGCGCCAAAGTTGTAAAAAGGAACCGCCCTGCAGTTGTCGTATACACGATATGTCAACTATTCTCAATTCGAAGACACCCAAGCAACGTACTCCACATTCTTTTTCTCTTGTGCGGGAACATCATCTTCAAGTTAACATGGGAAGATATATGCACATACGCCGTGTATTTTTGACTGATGCAAAAATACAGAGGATCCCTATTCCTCCTTGCACCGAAAGAAAGAAGCAAGGGAATTATGGGTTTTAGTCAAGGCCAGAATCTGATGCATGGGAACCCCAAGCTCGGAGACTACTGGATGTTACTTAACATTAACTTTCTTCCAAAGCTGCAAGAATCGTTTGAGAAAGAGACGGCGTGAGATACGACCGTGATGATTAAGATGTGTGCTGGTGGTTAGTAACATAATAGTATCGTAGTGATTATAGGCTAGAGTGTGGGCATGGTAAGCTCACGCCTGCAGCTGCAGCTGAAGTGATGGCATGAGTGGATGAACATGCGAGATGCCACCTTTTTCACATTTCTAGACTCAAACAAAACAAGAGGTTCCTTTCTCATTCAGTGGAAGAATTTGTACCTTCTGATCTTGTTTTGGAGTCGTTTCTATAGTGGAAGTTCTGAAATTCCATGCGCTAAATTGCCAGTTCATCTGAACATTAATTATCAATTCCTTCCTAGTGTTAACCTGACCTATATATGACTTGAAATTGACATGGAACCCTCTTAGTTTAACTTTCACACCATATAAAGTTGGTCTTCACCTGTTCTTGAGGATTAGTtaacatatactccctccatcccaaaatgtatgacgttttttgacactataTAGTGTTAAAAATGTCTTACATTTTGGGGCGGAGGGAGTCTATATTATCATTAATTAATCACTGAGTTGTTATATTCGAGTGTGGAGTCTTTGCGTGTATCACATTATTTTTGTTCCTTAGGCAAAAAGGTTAAAAGGTGCACCAAAAGGGATCACAAAATTGTCCCTGCCTCTTCGAAGCCTCAGAGGGTCATGACGGTTTAAATCTAAACTACCAAACAAATTGGTCCCACAAAAATCATCCTCGTCCAAGCAACCTAAAGGTGGGTAGTTTAAACTAGCTTTTCAAAACGGGAGGTTATTCCATTTTCCATATCTAACAGTCGGGGCAGCTCAACAATGTAACATTCTGCTCACTAGATAGCTAAGCTAATCACTTTCCATGATTCCTAATCGATCATACTAAATATAGTTTTCGCAGCACTCATCGTAGTTTACCTTTTATTGGTATTACATAT
This genomic window contains:
- the LOC109784496 gene encoding nudix hydrolase 16, mitochondrial, with translation MCDLVARTGRHQQRYEDGRRLVAGCIPFRYRADETSGDEQKKVVEVLMINSQSGPGLLFPKGGWENDETVEQAAAREAIEEAGVRGDIVQFLGFYDFKSKTHQDACCPEGMCRAAVFALHVKEELASWPEQSTRRRTWLTVPEATSQCRYQWMQEALLTGFSEWHDNWSKGGSAAGDPI